The following coding sequences lie in one Lolium perenne isolate Kyuss_39 chromosome 2, Kyuss_2.0, whole genome shotgun sequence genomic window:
- the LOC127330513 gene encoding uncharacterized protein, whose amino-acid sequence MHACFHGGGGSGRTRTISIIRDLTKNMKAMSLKVKPGGGGAKARARRRRRQGNGAEAEEDLEMQDKDIATAASTSASAKIAPEEERGGKRPTRNCDNCRSALADVAEEDEEGEEEGTAAGAAERAAGEEEGSDGEWVAEPEPGVLMTLVSRPDGTNHLRKLRFREELFDGPRAAQRWWADNYDCIVELYSIVQSTGGSPDDGVEDVAEEDEPATPCQSEDDHHHKRRRWQRLGCDSASTSGGPSSGSGSGSGGGSASTVGSPILGLVVATPNSSKNKSPGPPERVQSHKHKCRSLHIN is encoded by the exons ATGCACGCGTGcttccatggcggcggcggcagcggcaggaCCAGGACCATCAGCATCATCAGGGACCTCACCAAGAAC ATGAAGGCCATGTCGCTCAAGGTGAAGCCGGGCGGCGGCGGGGCCAAGGCGCGGGCGCGACGGCGGCGTCGACAAGGGAATGGTGCGGAGGCAGAGGAGGACCTGGAGATGCAGGACAAGGACATCGCCACGGCGGCATCAACGTCAGCGTCCGCCAAGATCGCGCCGGAAGAGGAGCGAGGAGGGAAGAGACCTACGCGAAACTGCGACAACTGCCGATCTGCCCTGGCCGACGTcgccgaggaggatgaggagggggaggaggaagGCACTGCGGCGGGGGCCGCGGAACGTGCCGCCGGAGAGGAGGAGGGCAGCGACGGGGAGTGGGTGGCGGAGCCGGAGCCCGGGGTGCTGATGACGCTGGTGTCGCGCCCCGACGGCACCAACCACCTCCGCAAGCTGCGCTTCCGGGAGGAGCTGTTCGACGGGCCGCGCGCGGCGCAGCGCTGGTGGGCCGACAACTACGACTGCATCGTCGAGCTCTACAGCATCGTGCAGTCCACCGGAGGGTCGCCCGACGACGGCGTGGAGGACGTCGCGGAGGAGGACGAGCCCGCGACGCCGTGCCAATCCGAGGACGACCACCACCACAAACGGCGGCGGTGGCAGCGCCTTGGGTGCGATTCGGCATCCACCTCCGGTGGCCCGTCCAGCGGGAGCGGAAGCGGCAGCGGCGGTGGGTCGGCCAGCACGGTGGGCTCACCCATACTGGGCCTCGTCGTCGCCACGCCCAACAGTAGCAAAAACAAAAGCCCTGGACCACCAGAGCGAGTGCAATCGCACAAACACAAATGTCGTTCCTTGCACATAAATTAG